TTTGCTCGGTTTAGCGGTGTCAGTTTTCTTGTTTTCCTCGGTTGATGCCTGGGATGAGGTACTTACTGCGGGTGTTGACTTTTCCGGTGTAGTAACAGCCACTGTACTATCTGCTGCCGAATTATTTTCGTTTAATATTTTAACGGGTTCTATTAAGCCATAACTCTTGGCACGGCTGATTATCTCGTCCTTGGTTAGTTCCTTTTGTGTACCGGCAGAATATATCAGTCCGGCTATTGCGGTAATAATCATCCCTATACCTATTCCCAACAAAATACTTTTCTCGTGCACTTTTCTCATCTGTATACTCCCTATGCGAATATTACTTATATATTGTAATCTGCACTATTTACTGCTGCTCAAACCACGTATAAGTCCAATTTCACCTTTTCCAATTTTCATTTTCTCTGCTATTT
This genomic stretch from Ruminiclostridium cellulolyticum H10 harbors:
- a CDS encoding ABC transporter substrate-binding protein translates to MRKVHEKSILLGIGIGMIITAIAGLIYSAGTQKELTKDEIISRAKSYGLIEPVKILNENNSAADSTVAVTTPEKSTPAVSTSSQASTEENKKTDTAKPSKTGTVTNERNIAIKIERGNTAVDVMKQLLNKGVITSEKDFSDMVYSYRASRKIVSGTYMFKKNEDLAYIVKKICGFK